DNA sequence from the Streptomyces sp. HUAS 15-9 genome:
GCGCAACGCCCGGCTTACGGGACCGCGACCGCGGCGGGGCACGTCGATCCGCTCACCGTCGAATGGGTGCGGCACCGTGATCTCGCCGTCAACTCCCGTTCCGGCAAGCTGGTGCGCGTCGTCGACGAGCGGCCATGCTCATGAACGCGGCCGAGCCACGCGGCCGGCGGCTGCCGCTCGTGCTGCGCAACTCCTCATTCGGCAGAGTCTGGACCGCTCAGCTCCTCACCCAGGCCGCCGGCCGGATGTTCCAGGTCGGTGCGGTCTGGTGGCTCATCGGCTTTGCCGCCGAAGGCGATCAACGAGGGCTGGAATCAGGGCTGTTCCTCACGGTGAGCACACTTCCCGCCGTCGCGCTCGCCCCCGTCGTCGCCCGCGTCGTGGCGCGCCATCCGCACCGCACGGTGCTGGCCGGCACCGCGGCCGTCGCGGGCACCGTCGCCGCGGTGGCCGCGCTCACGGCGTACGCCGGAGAACTGCCCATGGCCGCCGTGTACGCGGTGGGTCTGGCGCTGGCTTCCTGTCAGGCTCTGTTCGACCCCTGTCTGACCACATCGGTGCCCGAACTGGTCGAGGACGCCGACATCGAGGCGGCCACCGGATTCGAGCTGTCCACCCAGTCGATGGCCGGGCTCGGTGGTGGTCTGCTGGGACCGCTCGCGGTCGACGCGGGTGGGCTCACGGGAACCGTGGCCGCCTGCGGCCTTGCCTATCTGCTCACCGCCGTGCTGGTCGCCTCGGCACGCTTCGCGAGTGCCGGGATGACCAAGGACGGCCCCGGGAGCACACACGTCGGCCCCGGCACGGCGCACGGCACACCACCCCCGCGCCGGACGCTGCGCCAGGTTCTGGCCGGTCTCCCCTTCATTCGCCGGGTACTGGTCTGCTTCGCCGCCGCCAACCTGTTCACCACCGCCGTCTACGTCGTCATGCCCCTCTACACGCGCGGGGTACTGCACTCCACCGGCTCGACCGTCGCCGCGCTGGAGGCGGCGCTCGGCGCGGGCACGCTCGTCGGGTCCTTCACCGGGGCCCGTGTCCCCGGACGGCCGACAACCGTCGGCAGCGCCTGCCTGGCCGTGATGGCCATGGCGCTGTGCCTGCCGGGCCTGCTCGCCACGCACACGGTGGCCCTGGGCTCGATGGCCGTCGCGGGCTGGTGTGTCGGTGTGATCGGTGTCCGGTTCGTCGGGCTGTTCCAGCGGCTCGTTCCCGCCGCCGACAAGCCGGGCTTCTTCGCCGTCATGCAGGCGCTGCTCGGCGCCACGTTCCCCGTGTCCTGTTTCGTCTTCGGCGCGCTCGGCGACCATCTGACGGCTCGTACGCTCTGCCTCGCTCAGGGCGCCGGTCTGGTCCCCGTCGCGGCAGCCCTGTGGTGGCTCGGCGGCCGGACGGGACCCGACGGACGGCGTACGTCCCGCGGCGTCGCGGCAGCGCACCCGGCCCCGACGGGAGACGCGCCATGAGCGCGACCATCGCCCCGGCCGGGGTCCAGGACATCGCGGAACTGCGGCAGCTGTACTTCGACGTGTACGGGCACGGCTACCCGGTGCCGCTCGGCAGCGACCCGGCCGTGATGCGCCGGCTGCTCACCGACGGCACCGCGCACTGGCTCACCGCCCGCACGCACGGCGGGGACATCGTCGGGTCGGCCGTCGTGCAGACCGACCCCGGCAGCCGTCTCGGCAAGCTGGTCGGACTCGCCGTACACCCCGGCCACCGGGGCCACGGGCTGGCCTCCCGGCTGACCGGCGCGGTCTGCGACGCCGCGTTCGCCGCCGGCCTGCTCGACTCGGTGTTCGCCACCGTGCGCGTCGTCACCGAGGGCCCGCAGCATGTCGTCGTGCGCAACGGATTCCGGCCGCTGGGCCTGCTGCCCAACGCGGTCGAGGTCGATGGGTGCGAGAGTCTCGCGCTCTTCGCCCGGTACGCCGACGGCGTGTTGCAGCGCCGCGCCCACGTCGAGCACGTACCCGAACCTCTGGCGGGACTGCTGGCCGCCGCGTCCACCGGTATCGGCATCGACTGCGCCGGGGCGGGCCGCGTTCCCCTGCGGGGCGGACCGCGTCCGACGGCCGGTTCCGGGCCGATCGAGGTGATCGCCGCGCCGGCGTTCGTACGCCGACGGTTCCTGGAACGCTTCCCCCACCCCGACGACCGCTTCTTCCCTCTGCACACCCCCAACACGGTCCTGGTCGCCGCCGACGGCGGATTCGAGGCGTACGCCGATCTCGATCCGGTGGCGGGCAGCTGCGCCCTGGTCGCCGTCCACCCGTGTGCGTCCGCGCT
Encoded proteins:
- a CDS encoding MFS transporter, which gives rise to MLMNAAEPRGRRLPLVLRNSSFGRVWTAQLLTQAAGRMFQVGAVWWLIGFAAEGDQRGLESGLFLTVSTLPAVALAPVVARVVARHPHRTVLAGTAAVAGTVAAVAALTAYAGELPMAAVYAVGLALASCQALFDPCLTTSVPELVEDADIEAATGFELSTQSMAGLGGGLLGPLAVDAGGLTGTVAACGLAYLLTAVLVASARFASAGMTKDGPGSTHVGPGTAHGTPPPRRTLRQVLAGLPFIRRVLVCFAAANLFTTAVYVVMPLYTRGVLHSTGSTVAALEAALGAGTLVGSFTGARVPGRPTTVGSACLAVMAMALCLPGLLATHTVALGSMAVAGWCVGVIGVRFVGLFQRLVPAADKPGFFAVMQALLGATFPVSCFVFGALGDHLTARTLCLAQGAGLVPVAAALWWLGGRTGPDGRRTSRGVAAAHPAPTGDAP
- a CDS encoding GNAT family N-acetyltransferase, with amino-acid sequence MSATIAPAGVQDIAELRQLYFDVYGHGYPVPLGSDPAVMRRLLTDGTAHWLTARTHGGDIVGSAVVQTDPGSRLGKLVGLAVHPGHRGHGLASRLTGAVCDAAFAAGLLDSVFATVRVVTEGPQHVVVRNGFRPLGLLPNAVEVDGCESLALFARYADGVLQRRAHVEHVPEPLAGLLAAASTGIGIDCAGAGRVPLRGGPRPTAGSGPIEVIAAPAFVRRRFLERFPHPDDRFFPLHTPNTVLVAADGGFEAYADLDPVAGSCALVAVHPCASALSGALEALMTAVTQAGADYAETLLPLADTEALEIFLASGFVPSAVYPAMRRVQDRLHDYVVLSRTSRQIDFRRAAVSPLLQPYLSAYLSAWASTYLPLHEVSR